In Bacteriovorax stolpii, a single genomic region encodes these proteins:
- the lptB gene encoding LPS export ABC transporter ATP-binding protein, giving the protein MDEVKLEAFDLKKTYGGRTVVKGVSLEVAQGEIVGLLGPNGAGKTTTFYMMVGLVRADEGKIQMSEKDVTKEPIHIRALNGIGYLPQEASVFRDLSIEENILAVLENRSMNRRERMTAMENLIQDFKLNHVRTSKGSALSGGERRRVEIARTLALEPKFVLLDEPFAGVDPLAVADIQQLIHGLKKRNIGVLITDHNVRETLGIVDRAYIMNSGELLVSGTPNELINDERARKFYLGEEFRM; this is encoded by the coding sequence ATGGATGAAGTGAAATTAGAAGCCTTTGATTTAAAGAAAACTTACGGCGGAAGAACAGTTGTTAAAGGCGTAAGTTTAGAAGTGGCCCAGGGTGAGATTGTAGGACTGTTAGGGCCAAACGGTGCGGGTAAAACCACAACGTTTTATATGATGGTAGGTCTGGTGAGAGCAGACGAAGGCAAGATTCAAATGAGTGAAAAAGATGTGACGAAAGAACCGATTCACATCAGAGCACTAAACGGAATCGGCTATCTTCCTCAGGAAGCTTCGGTGTTTAGAGACTTATCGATTGAAGAGAATATTTTAGCAGTACTGGAAAACAGATCGATGAACAGACGTGAAAGAATGACTGCCATGGAAAATCTGATCCAGGACTTTAAATTAAACCACGTGAGAACTTCGAAAGGATCGGCCCTTTCAGGAGGAGAAAGAAGACGCGTGGAGATTGCCAGAACACTGGCGCTTGAGCCGAAGTTTGTTCTTCTTGATGAACCGTTTGCAGGGGTTGACCCATTGGCAGTCGCTGATATTCAACAACTGATTCACGGGCTGAAGAAGAGAAATATTGGAGTATTAATCACTGATCACAACGTACGCGAAACATTAGGAATTGTGGATCGCGCTTATATTATGAACAGTGGTGAATTATTGGTTAGCGGGACACCGAACGAATTAATTAACGACGAAAGAGCAAGGAAGTTCTATTTAGGAGAAGAATTCAGGATGTAA
- the rpoN gene encoding RNA polymerase factor sigma-54, producing MAIKISQGLKQSQNLAMTPQLQQAIKLLTLTHLEMTNVIAEEMVENPMLEEAGGEVDASAQAESDNEVREATSEDFSEAPLMKEKDDFDWDSYADSFNSNSSTPNMATSSGDPDEMPSYENIVSKGMTLAEHLEWQLKMETLSDEEWKLAHLIIGNINDDGYLDVNFEDLIAESGLDREDAFDVLEIIQRLDPVGCGASNLQECLLAQARIAEERSPLLEKLIRDHLEDLQGKNFEKISKALAVTVEQVKKTSLLLQNFHPKPGRLVATPDTHYILPDIYVVEAGGEFVVQVNDEGIPRLKISKLYQEMIKKGAGHKTDEASEFVKDKLRAAEWLIKSIQNRQKTIEKVSKAIVAKQQDFFKKGPKYLKPMVLKDVANEIGMHESTVSRVTTNKYMHTPLGTFELKYFFNTGIGGKDGGVDIASEVLKLKIKAIFDGENPTKPLSDQKVVEILARENLTVARRTVTKYREMLGIEPSSKRKQKD from the coding sequence ATGGCCATTAAAATTTCACAGGGCTTAAAACAGTCTCAGAACCTGGCGATGACACCCCAGCTTCAGCAGGCAATCAAACTCTTAACTCTTACACATTTGGAAATGACCAATGTGATTGCGGAAGAGATGGTTGAGAATCCAATGCTCGAAGAGGCAGGTGGCGAAGTTGATGCTTCCGCGCAAGCTGAAAGCGACAACGAAGTCAGAGAAGCAACTTCAGAAGATTTCTCTGAAGCACCACTCATGAAAGAAAAAGATGATTTTGACTGGGACTCTTATGCAGACTCATTCAACTCAAATTCATCGACACCAAATATGGCGACATCATCAGGTGACCCTGATGAAATGCCAAGTTACGAAAACATTGTTTCAAAGGGTATGACTTTAGCTGAGCACTTAGAGTGGCAGTTAAAAATGGAAACTCTTTCAGATGAAGAGTGGAAACTGGCCCATCTTATTATCGGAAACATTAACGACGACGGTTACCTGGACGTAAACTTCGAAGACCTGATTGCTGAAAGTGGTCTGGATCGCGAAGATGCATTTGATGTCCTGGAAATCATCCAGCGCTTAGACCCGGTAGGGTGTGGAGCGAGTAACCTGCAGGAGTGTTTACTTGCTCAGGCGAGAATTGCAGAAGAGAGATCACCTCTTCTGGAAAAACTTATCCGCGATCACCTTGAAGATCTTCAAGGGAAAAACTTTGAAAAAATCTCAAAAGCACTGGCGGTGACTGTTGAGCAGGTGAAGAAAACTTCACTACTACTGCAGAACTTTCACCCGAAACCAGGACGTTTAGTAGCGACACCTGACACTCATTATATTCTTCCGGATATCTATGTTGTGGAAGCTGGTGGAGAGTTTGTGGTCCAGGTTAATGACGAAGGGATTCCACGTCTTAAAATCTCTAAGCTTTATCAGGAAATGATTAAGAAAGGTGCTGGCCATAAAACCGATGAGGCAAGTGAGTTCGTAAAGGATAAACTTCGCGCTGCTGAGTGGTTGATTAAATCTATTCAAAACAGACAAAAAACCATTGAGAAAGTATCGAAGGCCATCGTCGCAAAACAGCAGGACTTCTTTAAGAAAGGTCCAAAGTACTTAAAGCCGATGGTTTTAAAAGATGTTGCTAATGAAATCGGAATGCACGAGTCGACGGTTTCAAGGGTAACGACAAACAAGTATATGCACACCCCATTAGGGACGTTTGAGCTTAAATATTTCTTCAACACAGGTATTGGAGGTAAAGACGGTGGTGTTGACATTGCGAGTGAAGTACTGAAATTGAAAATTAAGGCAATCTTCGACGGAGAAAATCCAACGAAGCCGCTCTCTGACCAAAAGGTTGTGGAGATTTTGGCAAGAGAGAACCTTACTGTAGCAAGGAGAACTGTAACGAAGTACCGTGAGATGCTAGGAATCGAACCTTCATCGAAACGAAAGCAGAAAGATTGA
- the hpf gene encoding ribosome hibernation-promoting factor, HPF/YfiA family, which produces MKITTSFLHLEHTAALDAKIQEASAKLEKFFKDKGTMKWSCYVKNGQHFAEIYYHAPHCEYHAKAFSENLYHSIDLAVEKIEKQVFKKKEKYNKMHRQTSDVVILDPESAWTDYNEDEDVA; this is translated from the coding sequence ATGAAAATTACTACATCATTTTTACACCTAGAACACACAGCTGCACTGGATGCAAAAATTCAAGAAGCTTCGGCAAAGCTTGAAAAGTTTTTCAAGGATAAAGGAACGATGAAATGGTCGTGTTATGTAAAAAATGGGCAGCACTTTGCTGAGATTTACTACCACGCCCCACACTGCGAATACCACGCCAAGGCCTTCTCTGAAAATCTTTACCACAGTATCGATTTAGCTGTGGAAAAAATTGAAAAACAAGTTTTCAAAAAGAAAGAAAAATACAACAAAATGCACCGTCAGACATCTGATGTTGTGATTCTTGATCCGGAGTCTGCTTGGACAGACTATAACGAGGATGAAGACGTAGCTTAA
- a CDS encoding bifunctional metallophosphatase/5'-nucleotidase: MKKLTFLGLLVLSFPLFSAEIPFTVFHTNDLHSHLDGVKVPSGETYEKRGGFARLTSVISELREKKKDEIVIGVDAGDFFSGTIFSAIGVSSLKDFPEYQFFMENKYDLLTFGNHEFDPLNDGLEIMLKKMLQAPDKTPLVASNLYVNHDSPLRKYLENPDLVKPYMVKEFQSPKGNLRVGFLGILGPDGCLVSRSTRGDVHFIGFDDEKSKQKLGALADHLNKLIIELKKDKKVDLVILSMHGGGKESHELASKLRGLDVFVSGHTHKQEFAIVNGVPVNQTGSYGENLGLMEFTFDTKLKKVKMTNPAGNHVITITEKIAENKEWKRRIDQWRKKSFELMGQKADPSEIIFTPKKSYIRSSAIPNPMGELVTHAILTELNDTIKDDKIDAYFTSMGLVRTSFHKNTPYSRAEIFEATSIGFDKNKTPGVDVVSFYLSPKDVKLVINFMEIYTYISTSFSPAISPNLSFKIRKWGIPFINRIHDIKLNGKALSDYDRPIKIATNKFVVMNIETVKKITRGFVDLVPKTKTGEPVKDYVVHPKEYLLMIEHFKKHPGYY; this comes from the coding sequence ATGAAAAAATTAACATTCTTAGGCCTCTTGGTTTTATCGTTTCCACTCTTTTCAGCGGAAATCCCTTTTACAGTCTTTCACACCAATGACCTCCACTCCCATCTCGATGGAGTCAAAGTTCCTTCAGGTGAAACCTATGAAAAACGCGGAGGATTTGCCCGTCTGACATCAGTGATCAGCGAACTGCGCGAGAAGAAAAAAGATGAAATTGTCATCGGTGTAGATGCGGGGGATTTTTTCTCCGGAACTATTTTTTCTGCTATTGGAGTTTCTTCATTAAAAGACTTTCCTGAGTATCAGTTTTTCATGGAAAACAAGTACGATCTTTTGACCTTCGGCAATCACGAATTCGACCCGCTTAATGACGGGCTGGAAATCATGCTCAAAAAGATGCTGCAGGCACCAGATAAAACTCCACTTGTCGCCAGTAATCTTTACGTCAATCACGATTCTCCTCTGAGAAAATACCTGGAAAATCCCGATCTGGTAAAACCTTATATGGTTAAAGAATTTCAAAGTCCCAAAGGCAATCTACGCGTAGGATTTTTAGGAATTCTGGGGCCAGATGGATGCCTGGTGAGCCGCTCAACAAGAGGCGATGTTCATTTCATTGGATTTGACGATGAAAAATCAAAGCAAAAACTGGGTGCTCTTGCCGATCATTTAAATAAACTCATTATCGAATTAAAAAAAGATAAAAAAGTCGACCTGGTGATTTTATCAATGCACGGAGGAGGAAAAGAAAGCCACGAATTGGCCAGCAAACTAAGAGGACTGGATGTTTTTGTTTCCGGGCACACTCACAAACAAGAATTCGCTATCGTCAATGGAGTGCCGGTTAATCAAACTGGTTCATACGGCGAAAACCTGGGACTGATGGAGTTTACTTTTGATACAAAACTTAAAAAAGTAAAAATGACCAATCCTGCTGGCAATCACGTCATTACCATCACTGAAAAAATTGCTGAAAATAAAGAGTGGAAAAGACGCATTGACCAGTGGAGAAAAAAGTCTTTTGAACTTATGGGCCAGAAAGCAGATCCATCTGAAATTATTTTTACTCCGAAAAAAAGCTATATCCGCTCAAGTGCTATCCCCAACCCAATGGGAGAGCTGGTTACTCACGCCATTCTCACAGAATTAAATGACACGATAAAAGATGATAAGATTGATGCTTATTTCACTTCAATGGGTCTGGTGCGCACCTCTTTCCACAAAAACACCCCTTACTCTCGAGCAGAAATCTTTGAGGCCACATCAATTGGTTTTGATAAAAACAAAACTCCTGGAGTGGATGTTGTCTCTTTCTACCTCTCTCCTAAAGACGTCAAACTGGTGATCAATTTCATGGAGATTTACACCTATATTTCCACGTCTTTTTCCCCGGCAATCTCCCCTAATTTAAGCTTTAAAATCAGGAAATGGGGCATCCCTTTCATCAACCGTATTCACGATATAAAGCTCAATGGAAAAGCGCTTTCTGACTACGATAGACCGATTAAAATCGCGACGAATAAGTTTGTAGTGATGAATATTGAAACCGTGAAGAAAATCACCCGCGGATTTGTTGATTTAGTGCCTAAAACAAAAACGGGTGAACCTGTAAAAGACTACGTGGTTCACCCGAAAGAATATTTACTTATGATCGAGCACTTTAAAAAGCACCCGGGTTATTATTAA
- the clpS gene encoding ATP-dependent Clp protease adapter ClpS produces the protein MTEHNHQHDEEGGTTTITKKKVQLPKKYKVLLHNDDYTTMEFVIFILQNVFHKALPEAERIMMEVHKKGTGICGVYTYEIAESKAKKVERMAKEHAHPLLCTIEPE, from the coding sequence ATGACTGAACACAATCACCAACATGATGAAGAAGGTGGTACGACCACCATCACTAAAAAGAAAGTACAACTTCCTAAGAAATATAAAGTCCTGTTACACAACGACGATTATACGACTATGGAGTTTGTTATTTTTATTCTGCAAAATGTTTTTCACAAAGCACTTCCAGAAGCTGAAAGAATCATGATGGAAGTTCACAAAAAAGGAACTGGGATTTGTGGAGTCTACACCTACGAGATCGCGGAGAGTAAAGCGAAAAAAGTAGAGCGAATGGCCAAAGAGCACGCTCACCCTCTTTTATGTACGATCGAACCTGAATAA
- the clpA gene encoding ATP-dependent Clp protease ATP-binding subunit ClpA, with protein MSIGSNRKSNLRLEAIINSAVIKANILKHEYLTLEIMFKAMLEDGEVRNILESCGVNLTQMEKELDTFITTEDNFSLLSEEAIEELSRKQFVDTELRELARENGISYQPEISMGLQRVIQRAAIHVQSSGKKDILGVNLLVALFNEPESFVCYLLESHEVEKFDVVKLIAHGVDRSVNTDSGLHETIRTELGDMPEKKQNALEEYCTNLNEEVTKGRIDPIVGRESEIERVAQILSRRRKNNPLLVGEAGVGKTAIAEGLAYRIVQGDVPELLKNAVVFSLDLASLLAGTKYRGDFEQRLKNVMKELKTYNEGGKNEAILFIDEIHTIMGAGATSGGSMDASNLLKPALSSGELRCIGSTTYEEYRKFIEKDSAFNRRLQKVDVAEPSPEDTLKILLGLRQKFEEHHNVKYSNAIIKLIVDLSTKHISDRKNPDKSIDVIDEVGAMIRILPESKRHQNITKKDVETVIAMMAKIPKMSVATDERDKLRSLKSNLKLLIFGQDQAVEKVADAILLSRSGLSSDQKPMGSFLFTGPTGVGKTELAKQLARELGIHLERFDMSEYMEKHSVAKLIGAPPGYVGFDNGGQLTDVIKKHPHAVLLLDEIEKAHPDIFNILLQIMDHGTLTDSQGRATDFRNVVIIMTSNAGAKEMESGSIGIGKGLDNQAFKRDSAIKNFFTPEFRNRLDAIVHFNKLSDEQVLKIVDKFLIQLETKLGEKNVELIVEESARAHLAKVGFDPQMGARPLARIIDHEIKKPLSHEILFGKLEKGGVVVVSLDEKEQKIVFRFQD; from the coding sequence ATGAGCATTGGAAGCAATCGAAAAAGTAATCTAAGACTAGAGGCCATTATCAACTCAGCGGTCATCAAGGCCAACATTTTAAAGCATGAGTACCTCACGCTGGAAATTATGTTTAAGGCCATGCTGGAAGACGGTGAAGTGAGAAATATCCTGGAGAGCTGCGGAGTGAATCTCACGCAGATGGAAAAAGAGCTCGATACTTTTATCACCACTGAAGACAATTTTAGCTTGTTGTCGGAAGAGGCGATTGAAGAGCTTTCGCGCAAGCAATTCGTCGATACAGAATTAAGAGAGCTGGCCCGTGAAAACGGAATCAGTTATCAACCTGAGATTTCCATGGGACTACAGCGTGTCATTCAGCGCGCTGCTATCCACGTCCAATCTTCAGGGAAAAAAGATATTTTAGGGGTGAACTTATTAGTGGCCCTTTTTAATGAGCCCGAAAGTTTTGTTTGCTACCTGCTTGAATCCCACGAAGTCGAAAAGTTTGATGTCGTCAAACTTATTGCTCATGGAGTGGACCGCTCTGTTAATACAGATTCGGGACTACATGAAACCATCCGCACTGAGTTGGGCGATATGCCAGAGAAAAAACAAAATGCACTCGAAGAATACTGCACTAATTTAAATGAAGAAGTAACCAAGGGAAGAATTGATCCGATTGTCGGACGAGAAAGTGAAATCGAGCGAGTCGCTCAGATTTTATCCCGCAGAAGAAAAAATAATCCGCTACTTGTTGGAGAAGCGGGAGTAGGAAAGACAGCGATTGCTGAAGGGCTTGCTTACCGAATTGTTCAAGGTGATGTGCCGGAACTTTTAAAGAATGCCGTTGTTTTTAGTTTAGACCTGGCAAGCCTTCTGGCCGGAACAAAATACCGCGGGGACTTCGAGCAAAGACTCAAAAACGTCATGAAAGAATTAAAGACATATAATGAGGGCGGAAAAAATGAGGCCATCCTCTTTATAGATGAAATTCATACCATCATGGGGGCCGGTGCAACCAGCGGTGGATCAATGGATGCTTCAAACTTATTAAAGCCTGCTCTAAGCAGTGGTGAGCTTCGTTGCATCGGTAGCACGACTTATGAGGAATACCGCAAGTTTATTGAAAAGGACTCTGCGTTTAATAGAAGACTGCAAAAAGTAGATGTCGCTGAGCCTAGTCCGGAAGACACACTTAAAATTCTTCTAGGTCTAAGACAGAAGTTTGAAGAGCATCACAACGTTAAATACTCAAATGCGATCATTAAGCTGATCGTCGACCTTTCAACTAAACATATTTCTGACCGCAAGAATCCGGATAAATCAATTGATGTTATTGATGAGGTCGGTGCGATGATCAGGATTCTTCCAGAATCCAAGCGCCACCAGAATATTACTAAAAAGGATGTTGAAACAGTCATCGCGATGATGGCCAAGATTCCTAAGATGTCTGTGGCCACTGATGAGCGCGACAAACTGAGAAGTCTAAAGAGTAATCTGAAGCTTCTTATTTTCGGACAAGACCAGGCCGTGGAAAAAGTGGCCGATGCGATCCTTCTTTCAAGATCAGGATTATCGAGTGACCAAAAGCCGATGGGCTCATTTCTTTTCACCGGGCCAACCGGAGTAGGGAAAACTGAGCTTGCCAAGCAGCTGGCGCGCGAACTTGGGATTCATCTCGAGCGTTTTGATATGTCGGAGTACATGGAGAAGCACTCTGTGGCAAAATTAATTGGCGCTCCTCCGGGTTATGTTGGATTTGATAACGGAGGCCAGCTTACTGATGTGATCAAAAAGCATCCTCACGCCGTTTTACTTTTAGACGAAATCGAAAAGGCCCATCCGGATATCTTCAATATCCTGCTTCAGATCATGGATCATGGAACTTTAACGGATTCACAAGGCCGAGCGACAGATTTTAGGAACGTCGTCATTATTATGACATCAAATGCTGGTGCAAAAGAGATGGAGTCCGGCTCAATCGGTATCGGAAAAGGGCTGGACAACCAAGCTTTCAAACGCGATTCGGCCATTAAAAACTTTTTCACGCCAGAGTTTAGGAATCGTTTGGATGCCATTGTCCATTTCAACAAGCTTTCTGATGAACAGGTCTTAAAAATCGTCGACAAGTTCCTTATCCAGCTTGAAACGAAGCTTGGAGAGAAGAATGTAGAGCTGATTGTTGAAGAATCGGCGCGTGCACATCTGGCAAAAGTGGGCTTTGATCCACAAATGGGTGCCAGACCTTTGGCCAGAATCATCGATCATGAGATCAAGAAGCCACTTTCGCATGAAATTCTTTTCGGAAAACTTGAAAAAGGCGGCGTTGTTGTCGTGTCGTTGGATGAAAAAGAGCAGAAAATCGTCTTCAGATTCCAGGATTAG
- the miaB gene encoding tRNA (N6-isopentenyl adenosine(37)-C2)-methylthiotransferase MiaB encodes MAAGLGTRGNGPREQISIDPVTGEKTVVMGDLTFPPRKVWMKTFGCQMNYHDSDRIAAHLEDLNFTRTEELDEADMVLFNTCAVRDLSNNKFYSQLGEIKHAKKKKNGLVVGIGGCVAQTEGKELVKKYQHLDFAFGTDVIDTINDMVFRVYAGDNKFTINSWDRSENFSIETKIPVGSPQAFVNIIKGCNKYCTYCIVPYTRGKERSRLMAEVVADVTKLVKYQGIQEVTLLGQNVNSYGKENGESLAELIMELDKIEGLELIRYTTSHPYDVSDELIAVHGKAKKLSKHLHLPVQSGSASVLERMHREYTPEHYLGLLDKLRAAQPEIVLSTDIIAGFVNETEEEHQETMDLLTKAQFDFIYSYVYSPRAKTRAAKMEDNLPDDIKGARLREIQAHQLKIQDKIRQTMVGKTYRILVEDFGNMGGVKKWKGRTNCNRIVHFVPVNDEIDMKWHWVDVKVTSATSLSCQGELIADLGKRPPSLLQ; translated from the coding sequence ATGGCAGCAGGTCTTGGTACTAGAGGCAATGGTCCTCGCGAACAAATTTCTATTGATCCAGTTACAGGTGAAAAAACAGTCGTCATGGGAGACTTAACCTTCCCTCCACGCAAGGTTTGGATGAAAACTTTTGGTTGTCAGATGAACTATCACGATTCAGACCGAATCGCGGCCCATCTTGAAGACCTAAACTTTACCAGAACAGAAGAACTGGATGAGGCCGACATGGTCTTATTCAACACATGTGCGGTAAGAGATCTTTCAAATAATAAGTTTTACTCACAACTAGGTGAGATCAAACATGCTAAAAAGAAGAAAAATGGACTAGTCGTAGGGATTGGCGGATGTGTGGCCCAAACTGAAGGAAAAGAGCTGGTGAAAAAGTATCAGCACCTGGACTTCGCGTTTGGAACAGATGTTATTGATACGATCAACGATATGGTTTTTAGAGTTTATGCCGGTGACAACAAGTTCACGATCAACTCATGGGATAGAAGCGAGAACTTTTCGATCGAAACAAAGATCCCTGTCGGTTCACCACAGGCCTTCGTAAACATCATTAAAGGCTGTAATAAGTACTGCACGTACTGTATCGTCCCTTATACTCGCGGAAAAGAAAGAAGCCGTCTAATGGCCGAAGTTGTGGCCGACGTAACAAAGCTGGTGAAGTACCAGGGCATCCAGGAAGTCACTCTTTTAGGTCAGAATGTAAACTCTTACGGGAAAGAAAACGGGGAGAGTTTAGCGGAGCTGATCATGGAGCTAGATAAGATCGAAGGTCTGGAGCTGATCCGTTATACAACTTCACACCCCTACGATGTCAGCGATGAACTAATCGCAGTTCACGGAAAAGCTAAAAAACTTTCAAAACACCTTCACCTTCCGGTTCAATCTGGATCGGCGAGTGTTCTTGAAAGAATGCACAGAGAATATACGCCAGAGCACTACCTTGGACTTCTTGATAAACTTCGCGCAGCTCAACCAGAAATTGTCCTATCAACGGACATTATCGCTGGATTTGTTAACGAAACTGAAGAAGAGCACCAGGAAACGATGGATCTTCTGACAAAAGCTCAGTTCGATTTCATTTATTCATATGTTTATTCGCCAAGAGCTAAGACTCGTGCGGCAAAAATGGAAGACAATCTTCCAGACGATATCAAAGGTGCACGTCTTCGCGAAATCCAGGCCCATCAATTAAAGATTCAGGATAAAATCCGCCAGACGATGGTAGGAAAAACATACAGAATCCTGGTTGAAGACTTTGGAAACATGGGTGGAGTCAAGAAATGGAAAGGTCGTACAAACTGTAACAGAATTGTCCACTTTGTACCGGTTAATGATGAAATCGATATGAAATGGCACTGGGTAGACGTAAAAGTAACGTCTGCTACATCACTTTCTTGCCAGGGAGAGCTTATTGCTGATCTTGGAAAGAGACCACCGTCGTTATTACAATAA
- a CDS encoding aminopeptidase translates to MGVLKKTLLFFSLFSLVSGCAKFEYLYEQGMGQMTLLSQGKDNKDVLKSVRVPKTQKEKIKRIQELKSYFYKYWDRKETKIYSQTTMLKNRAVTYLVIASPYQEIKAVDNCFPLMGCFPYLGFFNQESARKFAKEKEAEEYVTWIRPVYAYSTLGYFTDTILSSFFEYDDYELAELIFHELYHTIFFVKNQVDLNENLAMYFSERMLPEYFLSIGQADYLVFEQKKDESNKKIKHLVVLLANELQTMYKSLLPKTKEEAEVILNEFMEERFKVEVMKKCQALDIQPKDCFPLNRSWNNASFAAFLTYEKKSNDLASLQKKLGLSLKDYYNWIVKKYEDFQNQSEEEDFEVYLFK, encoded by the coding sequence ATGGGTGTTCTAAAAAAGACACTGCTTTTTTTCTCGCTCTTCTCTCTTGTTTCTGGATGCGCTAAGTTTGAGTATCTGTACGAGCAGGGAATGGGGCAGATGACGCTTCTTTCTCAGGGAAAGGATAATAAAGATGTGCTTAAAAGTGTGCGTGTTCCTAAAACTCAAAAAGAAAAGATAAAAAGAATTCAGGAATTAAAATCTTATTTCTATAAATACTGGGACAGAAAAGAAACCAAGATCTATTCCCAGACTACAATGCTCAAAAATAGGGCCGTCACTTATCTGGTTATTGCATCTCCTTATCAGGAAATAAAAGCGGTGGATAATTGCTTTCCACTAATGGGATGTTTTCCTTATTTAGGTTTTTTTAACCAGGAATCGGCCAGAAAATTTGCCAAAGAAAAAGAAGCGGAAGAATACGTAACATGGATTCGTCCGGTTTATGCTTATTCGACCTTGGGGTATTTCACAGACACGATTCTATCTTCGTTTTTTGAATACGATGACTATGAGCTGGCAGAGCTTATTTTCCACGAGCTCTATCACACCATCTTTTTTGTGAAAAACCAGGTGGATTTAAACGAAAACCTGGCGATGTATTTCTCAGAGAGGATGCTGCCAGAATACTTCCTTTCGATTGGCCAGGCTGACTACCTGGTGTTCGAACAGAAAAAAGATGAGAGTAATAAAAAAATTAAACACCTGGTTGTCCTTTTGGCCAACGAACTACAGACAATGTACAAGAGCCTGCTTCCAAAAACGAAAGAGGAAGCAGAGGTCATCTTAAATGAATTCATGGAAGAGCGCTTTAAGGTAGAGGTTATGAAAAAGTGCCAAGCGCTCGACATTCAACCTAAGGACTGCTTTCCACTCAATCGTTCGTGGAATAACGCAAGTTTTGCAGCCTTTCTTACTTATGAAAAGAAATCTAATGACCTGGCCAGTCTTCAAAAAAAACTTGGGCTCTCTCTAAAAGACTACTATAATTGGATAGTCAAAAAGTATGAAGACTTCCAAAATCAAAGTGAGGAGGAGGACTTCGAAGTTTACCTTTTTAAATAG